In Amyelois transitella isolate CPQ chromosome 28, ilAmyTran1.1, whole genome shotgun sequence, the following are encoded in one genomic region:
- the LOC132903633 gene encoding piggyBac transposable element-derived protein 3-like: MARRIDEDAVLAVLLNDDSEEENFSESEPEDHLEADPAYETEGEDEVFTVNDEQLPDEDYEASDTSPPCSTDDATPSTSADRSDLIIRPSRTILRGKDKHKWSSQQSRSLSRTASRNIVHIRPGPVRSCKNLLEPLGCFSCFITDNMIDLIVTHTNAEIAIKSHKYKTLKSTQRPTDPNEIRALIGILTLSAAMKDNHLPSRELLDTTFCGNRYRSAMSCKRFDFLINCLRFDDKSTRQERRLTDVFAPFRDIWDLFIAKCRENYKPGCYLTIDEQLLGFRGRCPFRIYIPNKPNKYGIKIVMVVDNSTKYMVDAEPYLGSSTKTDGVPLGEYFVKKLTRTVHGTNRNITMDNWFTSVPLAKSLVKEPYKLTLVGTLRANKREIPVEFQNERTRRTGTAVLL, from the exons ATGGCTCGTCGCATCGACGAAG atGCGGTCCTTGCGGTGTTATTAAATGATGACAGTGAGGAGGAAAATTTTTCAGAGAGTGAGCCCGAAGACCACCTTGAGGCTGATCCCGCGTATGAAACGGAGGGTGAAGATGAAGTTTTTACTGTGAATGACGAGCAACTTCCGGATGAAGATTATGAGGCAAGTGATACATCTCCACCATGTTCTACTGATGACGCGACACCTAGCACTTCAGCAGACCGTAGCGACTTGATTATAAGACCATCGCGTACTATTCTTCGTGGGAAAGATAAACACAAATGGTCGTCACAACAGTCAAGGTCACTAAGCAGAACAGCTTCAAGGAACATAGTTCATATAAGACCTGGACCTGTACGCTCTTGTAAAAATCTTTTAGAGCCTCTGGGATGCTTTTCATGTTTCATTACTGATAATATGATTGATTTAATTGTCACCCACACCAATGCCGAGATAGCAataaaatctcataaatataaaacattaaaatctaCACAGAGACCAACCGATCCTAATGAAATTAGAGCTCTCATTGGCATTCTCACATTATCTGCAGCAATGAAAGATAATCATTTACCATCCAGAGAGTTGCTTGACACCACGTTCTGTGGCAATCGATATCGCAGTGCAATGTCCTGTAAGAGGTTTGATTTCCTAATAAACTGCCTAAGATTTGACGATAAGTCTACGCGTCAAGAACGGAGGTTAACCGATGTCTTCGCTCCCTTTCGAGATATTTGGGACCTTTTCATAGCTAAGTGTCGAGAGAACTATAAACCTGGATGCTACCTCACCATTGATGAACAGTTGTTAGGTTTCAGAGGCAGATGTCCCTTTCGTATATATATACCAAATAAACCCAATAAATATGGTATAAAAATTGTGATGGTTGTAGACAATTCTACAAAGTATATGGTGGATGCAGAGCCTTATCTAGGTTCGTCTACTAAAACAGATGGAGTACCACTTGGtgaatattttgtgaaaaaattgaCAAGGACTGTTCAtggcacaaatagaaatatCACTATGGACAATTGGTTCACTTCGGTGCCACTAGCCAAAAGTTTAGTAAAAGAACCATATAAGCTGACATTGGTTGGAACTCTACGAGCTAACAAAAGGGAAATACCGGTAGAGTTTCAAAATGAACGCACCAGAAGAACTGGAACAGCTGTTCTGTTATGA
- the LOC106129194 gene encoding piggyBac transposable element-derived protein 3, which yields MARKRLFEEEIIHFLTIPSGSEDGEDSSAADSDEDTERLRSTLSFLPESLNDMEANQCPSTNEDTSHENRHEPSPRPSTSGAISEPTAGIVQPSPTARQSSTFVSIATSNRTKTKVSCSQRKKRKFIWKKKSFQPVLPQFTGNTILPPSISQFETPLQYFLWFFDNELLEHITEEMYKFSIQKNVSKPFHISVSELKKFLGICLTMSLAPLPNIRMYWASELGIPLIMETMPINYFKKICQYLHFNDNSLQPPSGSPGYDRLHKIRPLLETLKKKCQSIPKREALSVDEQMCATKASNFLRQYLPNKPHKWGYKLFILCDDRGFAYDFEIYSGMENDPNLRSSTEPDLGASANIVVRLARFIPRDQQYKLYFDNYYTSPELISYLSKQGIQSLGTLNKGRLGKDLNIPSLKDLKKDKIDRGSSEEWVANVDDTEIATIMWYDNKPVVLSSSFVGREPVHQVKRYCKKAKKYIYVDCPQIVKIYNQHMGGVDLLDSFLGKYKIKIRTRKWYLRLFYHLLDVVVINSWLLYRRVGEQNGTPTPLKLRDFKFEVAKSLCMSGLSMNKKRGRPSSASTEIELKRTKRNTAILPPPDVRSDGFEHYPIWGLKRQRCKYPGCKGKTFITCEKCRVELCFYKDKNCFRNFHQ from the coding sequence atggCTAGAAAAAGATTATTTGAGGAAGAAATTATACATTTCTTGACTATACCATCGGGTAGCGAAGATGGCGAAGATTCTTCTGCAGCCGACAGTGATGAAGATACTGAAAGATTACGATCCACTCTTAGCTTTTTGCCAGAATCACTTAATGACATGGAAGCAAATCAATGTCCTTCTACTAATGAAGATACAAGTCACGAAAACAGACATGAACCAAGCCCTCGACCCAGTACTTCGGGTGCAATTTCAGAGCCCACTGCAGGTATTGTTCAACCGTCACCAACAGCCAGACAATCTTCGACTTTTGTGAGTATTGCCACATCTAACAGAACTAAAACCAAGGTCTCTTGCtctcaaagaaaaaaaaggaagttCATCTGGAAAAAGAAGTCTTTTCAACCAGTTCTGCCTCAGTTTACTGGAAACACAATTTTACCGCCATCGATTTCACAATTTGAAAcacccttacaatattttctatGGTTTTTTGATAATGAATTATTAGAACACATCACAGAAGAAATGTACAAATTTAGCATCCAAAAAAATGTTTCGAAGCCATTTCATATTTCAGTGTCAgagttaaaaaagtttttaggtATATGTTTGACCATGAGCTTAGCACCACTGCCAAATATACGAATGTATTGGGCAAGTGAACTGGGCATACCGTTGATAATGGAGACAATgccaattaattatttcaaaaaaatctgccagtacttacattttaatgataattcaTTGCAACCACCTTCAGGTTCGCCAGGCTATGATCGTCTACACAAAATCAGGCCTTTATTGGAAACACTGAAGAAAAAGTGTCAAAGTATACCAAAAAGAGAAGCGTTGTCAGTCGATGAGCAGATGTGTGCGACAAAGGCTTCAAATTTTCTACGACAATACCTTCCGAACAAGCCACATAAATGGGGGTATAAGCTGTTCATACTTTGCGATGATCGTGGGTTTGCTTACGACTTTGAAATTTATTCGGGGATGGAGAATGATCCTAATCTTAGATCCTCAACTGAACCAGACTTAGGAGCAAGCGCAAATATTGTCGTACGTCTAGCAAGGTTCATACCCAGAGaccaacaatataaattatactttgaTAATTATTACACATCGCCagaattaatttcatatttgtcAAAACAAGGTATACAATCATTGGGAACCCTGAACAAAGGTCGGTTGGGAAAAGATCTAAACATACCATCTCTAAAAGATCTGAAAAAAGATAAGATCGATAGGGGATCCTCCGAGGAATGGGTGGCTAATGTTGATGACACAGAGATTGCTACTATAATGTGGTACGATAACAAGCCAGTTGTGCTCTCATCATCGTTTGTGGGACGAGAGCCAGTACATCAAGTGAAGAGATATTGCAAAAaagctaaaaaatatatttatgttgatTGTCCTCAAATAgtgaaaatttataatcaGCACATGGGAGGTGTCGATCTGCTCGACTCATTTCtgggtaaatataaaataaaaataagaaccaGAAAATGGTATTTGAGATTATTTTACCACCTTCTAGATGTTGTGGTTATAAATAGTTGGTTGCTATACAGACGAGTTGGAGAGCAGAACGGGACACCAACCCCTCTAAAACTGAGAGACTTCAAGTTTGAAGTTGCAAAAAGTCTCTGTATGTCTGGTCTATCGATGAACAAGAAAAGAGGTAGACCATCATCTGCGTCTACTGAAATTGAGCTGAAAAGGACTAAGCGTAATACTGCAATCCTGCCTCCTCCTGATGTCAGAAGTGATGGGTTTGAACATTATCCTATTTGGGGTTTGAAACGTCAACGCTGTAAATATCCCGGATGCAAAGGCAAAACTTTCATTACATGTGAAAAATGTCGTGTGGAACTTTGCTtctataaagataaaaattgcTTTCGGAATTTCCATCAATAG